A stretch of DNA from Candidatus Methanomethylicota archaeon:
TGGAAGAATTGAGCTTCAAGGCGATCATAGAGAAAAAGTAATGGAAATTTTAATAGAAAATGGATTTTCTCCAAATAATATAGAAGTTCTGTAAATTCGATCAACCGAAAAACTTTTATTTAATTTCGGTTGATCTAATTTAATATGGGTATGAAGAATAATAAAAATATTGAAGATTATTTAGAAGCAATCTACATTATTTCAGAAGAAATGGAACTTGGAAGTGTAAGAATAAAAGAATTAGCGAAAATACTCGAAGTTTATCCATCCACTGTTAGTGAAATGGTGAAAAGATTAATAGAAATGGAATTAGTAATTAAGACAAGTCATGGAAGTATAAAACTTACAGAAATTGGAAAAGAACGTGCTAAACAAGTATTAAAAAATCATAGAGTTTTAGAATGTCTCTTTTATTACTTAGGATTAGATCCTCATAGTATTAAAAATGCTATTTGTGGAATGGAGCATCATATTAATGAAGAAATTTTTAATGCTCTATATGAAAAACTTGGAAGACCAAAACTATGTCCTCATGGAAAGCCTATACCAATATAAGTGATAAAAATGCTTGAAGAAATTATTGAAATATTTTGTAAATTAAAGGCAAAATTAGGAAAAGTGACAAAAAAAGACATGATTAAAGAAGGATTGAAAGAAGAAGATTTGGATTTAGCAATCAAGGAAGGATTATTAATTGAAAAAAATGATAGATTAGAACTTACAAATAAAGGTGAAGAAAGATTATTAAATCATAGAGAAACTTTTCTTCATGATTCAATAATACACAAAAGTAAAGATATGATAAATAGAGATTTCATTACTCATTGGAGATATAGACATGGAATAACATGTATTAAAGAATTTTATGATCGTCTAAAAGCCATACCATATCATATAGAAGAATTAGAATTACTTATAGAACTTCCAGAAGGAGCAGAAGGAGAAGTAGTATTAATAGTAGGAGGAAGAGGAGTAATAATGAGATTATGTAGTTTAGGCATAACCCCAGGTACAAAAATTAAGATTTTAAGAAAAGCACCTATTGGCGGTCCATTAGAAATTGAAGTAAGAGGAACAAGAGTTGCAATAGGTAGAGGAATAGCTTCTAAAATATTAGTAAAGCCTTTATAGGTGTTGAATTTATGAAAAAATTTGATTTTACAATAGCACTTGTAGGAAATCCTAATGTTGGAAAAAGTGTAATTTTCAATAGTCTTACTGGATTAAATCAACATGTTGGAAATTGGCCAGGTAAAACTGTAGAAGTTGCTAGAGGGAGCTTAGTATATGGAAATAAAAAAATAGAAGTTGTAGATCTTCCTGGTACATATTCTCTAACTTCATTTTCTGAAGAAGAAGTTGTAACAAGAGATTATGTACTATCTGAAGAAGCTGATGTAATAATAAATGTTTTAGATGCAACTGCACTAGAAAGAAATCTTTACTTAACTCTTCAATTAATGGAAATGAATGCTCCATTAATAATTGCATTAAATATGATGGATGAAGCAGCAAAAAAAGGTGTTGAGATTAAAATTGAAAAACTTGAAAAAATTTTAGGAATTCCTATAGTACCTCTTATTGCTACTTCTGGAGTAGGAATTTCAAATCTTATTGAAATTGCTCTTTCAAAACCAAAAAAAAGTAAACGTTTAATATATGGAAAAGAAATTGAAGAATATATTTTCAAAACTATAGAATATTTAAAAGATAGTTATAAAGGACCATATCCATTAGAATGGGTTGCTATAAAAGTTTTGGAAGGCGATCCAATAGTTACTAATACTATAAAAGATGAAAAAGTATTACAAAAAATTAAATCAATAATAGAAGAAATGGAAAAAATACATGGAGAGCCTGCATCTGTTATAATTGCATCAGAAAGATATGCTCTTATACATAGAATTGTAGAAGAAGTTGTAAAACTTCATACAAAACCGAAAATTTCTTTAGGAGATAGAATTGATAGTATCATAACTCATCCAATATTAGGGTATTTATTACTTGGATTTATATTTTTATCAATTTTCTTTATAATATTTTCTCTTGGAGATTTGGCTTCTGAAAAGATCTATGAAAGTTTTGAATTAATTATAGAATATTTAGAAAAAGTTTATCCTAATTTAGATCCTATACTAAAGCATTTACTTCTTGATGGAATTTTAACTGGACTAGGAGCAGGTATATCCATAGCCATATCTT
This window harbors:
- a CDS encoding FeoA family protein; the encoded protein is MLEEIIEIFCKLKAKLGKVTKKDMIKEGLKEEDLDLAIKEGLLIEKNDRLELTNKGEERLLNHRETFLHDSIIHKSKDMINRDFITHWRYRHGITCIKEFYDRLKAIPYHIEELELLIELPEGAEGEVVLIVGGRGVIMRLCSLGITPGTKIKILRKAPIGGPLEIEVRGTRVAIGRGIASKILVKPL
- the feoB gene encoding ferrous iron transport protein B; this translates as MKKFDFTIALVGNPNVGKSVIFNSLTGLNQHVGNWPGKTVEVARGSLVYGNKKIEVVDLPGTYSLTSFSEEEVVTRDYVLSEEADVIINVLDATALERNLYLTLQLMEMNAPLIIALNMMDEAAKKGVEIKIEKLEKILGIPIVPLIATSGVGISNLIEIALSKPKKSKRLIYGKEIEEYIFKTIEYLKDSYKGPYPLEWVAIKVLEGDPIVTNTIKDEKVLQKIKSIIEEMEKIHGEPASVIIASERYALIHRIVEEVVKLHTKPKISLGDRIDSIITHPILGYLLLGFIFLSIFFIIFSLGDLASEKIYESFELIIEYLEKVYPNLDPILKHLLLDGILTGLGAGISIAISYIFIFYLLLSILEDSGYLPRAAFLLDSFMHKVGLHGKAFIPMLLGYGCSVPACIGCRIMETWKERLILGTTVILIPCSAKTVIILGVVGNYIGIWAALFIYAVDIIIVLGLMKILFKILPEEPVGLIMEIPPLRIIKISSVIKKTWVKTKDFIYIGLPLIIAGSLIISIAEVFELIDPVVNAMAPITVGLLGLPLETGIAFIFGFLRKELALIMLITYIGNINLLSFMTPSQMIIFALVMTLYIPCIATLAALIKEYGLKRAFIITAMSISLALFIGSIGIRILNFLIH
- a CDS encoding metal-dependent transcriptional regulator, producing MGMKNNKNIEDYLEAIYIISEEMELGSVRIKELAKILEVYPSTVSEMVKRLIEMELVIKTSHGSIKLTEIGKERAKQVLKNHRVLECLFYYLGLDPHSIKNAICGMEHHINEEIFNALYEKLGRPKLCPHGKPIPI